TTATTAGCTTCACCTGTTTTGATCGGGGTCGGAGGGCTTTTGATCGGGCTCTTAGTTGCGATCGTGGCTGTCTTTTTAGCCGTTGTTTTTGGCGCCGTGATCCTCTTTTGTGGGGGCGTTGTCTTGATGGGCGTTACGTTATATATCGGGTTTGCTTTGTTGATCTCAAATTGGGCCGTGGGTCTGTTTTATCTAGGGATCGGGGTAACAGCATTAGGGGCTTTACTTGTCACGATCCCGATCGCTTATTGGATCATTCGAGTGGTCTTACAAGGGATCGCGAATCTTTCCCGTTACCTCTATGACAGACTAGTCAAAAATCGCAATCATATTGGAGGGGATAGAGATGAAAAAGATATTTAAAGCCGGTTGGATCGTTTTAGCTTTAGGGATCATTTCATTGGTCGTTGGGATCGCCTTT
This window of the Ligilactobacillus faecis genome carries:
- a CDS encoding DUF1700 domain-containing protein; the protein is MDRERYLTELEEYLQALTPEERADAIMFYSEFIEDAGLETRAQIEDRLGTPRALSKKVLADYSIRSVEKEVKHRNTATPRSNIKMIWLVILALLASPVLIGVGGLLIGLLVAIVAVFLAVVFGAVILFCGGVVLMGVTLYIGFALLISNWAVGLFYLGIGVTALGALLVTIPIAYWIIRVVLQGIANLSRYLYDRLVKNRNHIGGDRDEKDI